The following are from one region of the Molothrus aeneus isolate 106 chromosome 7, BPBGC_Maene_1.0, whole genome shotgun sequence genome:
- the MUC13 gene encoding mucin-13, with product MRVCTCGNDTENGTDPNPPVEPNPGPSGNDTDNGTDPNPPVEPNPGPSGNDTDNGTDPNPPVDPNPGPSGNDTDNGTDPNPPVVPSSQPSVDFCLGDPCGRSSATCISLQSNYTCVCEYGYYYSNENCYKGDVYPGTIAVNISYSKNLEIVNSTEYQELSNNVSAFFEDAFKNLSGYVETVIVKIQPLKQSENRNSVPGVNITVTNLFKESSNENENTVSAAINAAIQSHGSFVNSYQEAKHCDVYECDLKTTVCEEKQFPECKCKPDLEKTNWDDRSCSVCSANCSAAKHKYCVHEEEGPKCKCMINFKKEAGECVACPVGYSGEECTDNSELILIIVGTVFGAIILCLVIAVSVISVRAKHKQNPEKRSLMRSGYSDMSTSDDRPSMFPRVQTTSGHANPGYQPNNPYEMHSRNRDRFPERDYDDLYEISQEPTGFRTRSRY from the exons GAAACGATACTGATAATGGAACAGATCCTAACCCACCAGTGGAGCCAAACCCAGGACCTTCAG GAAACGATACTGATAATGGAACAGATCCTAACCCACCAGTGGACCCAAACCCCGGACCCTCAG GAAATGATACTGATAATGGAACAGATCCTAACCCACCAGTGGTGCCAAGCTCACAACCTTCAG TGGATTTCTGCCTTGGAGATCCTTGTGGAAGAAGTTCAGCTACATGTATTTCCTTACAAAGCAATTACACCTGCGTGTGCGAATATGGATACTACTACAGCAATGAGAATTGTTACAAAG GGGACGTATACCCAGGCACCATTGCAGTGAACATATCTTACAGCAAAAATCTTGAAATTGTAAATTCCACAGAGTATCAAGAACTGTCCAACAATGTATCAGCATTT TTTGAGGATGCCTTCAAAAATCTATCAGGCTATGTAGAAACTGTCATCGTGAAAATTCA ACCTCtaaaacagagtgaaaacagAAATTCGGTCCCAGGAGTGAACATAACAGTGACAAACTTGTTCAAAGAGAGCTccaatgaaaatgaaaatacagttaGCGCTGCAATAAATGCTGCAATCCAGAGTCACGGGTCCTTTGTCAATTCTTATCAGG AGGCAAAACATTGTGACGTTTATGAATGTGATCTTAAAACCACAGTGTGTGAAGAGAAACAGTTTCCAGAATGCAAATGCAAACCTGATTTAGAAAAGACAAACTGGGATGATCGTTCTTGTTCAG TTTGCAGTGCAAACTGCTCTGCAGCAAAACACAAGTACTGTGTACATGAAGAAGAGGGTCCAAAATGCAAATGTATGATTAACTTTAAAAAGGAGGCTGGAGAATGCGTGGC TTGTCCAGTGGGCTACTCTGGGGAGGAATGCACTGACA acAGTGAACTCATCCTTATAATAGTGGGCACAGTGTTTGGAGCCATTATCCTGTGTTTAGTGATAGCAGTCTCTGTTATTTCAGTCAG AGCAAAGCACAAACAAAATCCAGAGAAGAGGAGCCTGATGAGGTCAGGGTATTCTGACATGAGCACCTCTGATGACAGACCAAGCATGTTCCCCAGGGTCCAGACCACCTctggccatgcaaacccagGATATCAGCCCAACAACCCCTACGAGATGCATTCCAGAAACAGAGATCGTTTTCCAGAGAGGGATTATGATGATTTG TACGAAATATCACAGGAGCCCACAGGCTTTAGGACACGGAGCAGATATTGA